The Microlunatus antarcticus genome window below encodes:
- a CDS encoding TetR/AcrR family transcriptional regulator, giving the protein MVPPPAASRPGGRSSRVLAAIHTSVGELVGEGVDKITFPVVAERAGVTPTTLYRRWPDVNALLEEVAVAALTREGESAPDTGSLDEDLTQWALAIVHDIGRPERARFLRAMVSSRVEIVASCAVTDRRGEQATEVVRRAVERGEAAPTVPQILDHVIAPLYHHVVFALPVDEAYARQLVRDVLAMVR; this is encoded by the coding sequence ATGGTCCCCCCTCCAGCCGCGAGCCGGCCCGGTGGACGCAGCAGCCGCGTGCTCGCCGCGATCCACACGTCGGTGGGCGAGCTCGTGGGCGAGGGGGTCGACAAGATCACCTTCCCCGTCGTCGCCGAGCGGGCCGGGGTCACCCCGACCACGCTGTACCGGCGCTGGCCCGACGTGAACGCGCTCCTCGAGGAGGTCGCCGTCGCCGCCCTGACACGCGAGGGCGAGTCGGCGCCCGACACCGGGTCGCTCGACGAGGACCTCACGCAGTGGGCGCTGGCCATCGTCCACGACATCGGCCGGCCGGAGCGGGCCCGCTTCCTGCGCGCGATGGTGTCGTCGCGCGTGGAGATCGTCGCGAGCTGCGCGGTCACCGACCGGCGGGGCGAGCAGGCGACCGAGGTCGTACGCCGCGCGGTCGAACGCGGCGAGGCGGCACCGACGGTTCCGCAGATCCTCGACCACGTCATCGCGCCGCTCTACCACCACGTCGTCTTCGCGCTCCCGGTCGACGAGGCGTACGCCCGACAGCTGGTCCGCGACGTGCTGGCGATGGTGCGCTGA
- a CDS encoding (2Fe-2S) ferredoxin domain-containing protein — translation MRHAGHVPLRVTLCRGCCCGTVKKRPDVDHEAQRLRLHALAAEGTIACRETDCLGPCDSANVMVVNPTPVARRTGARPTWFGEVSDDQLDLVIDWITEGGPGLVPLPVGLERHVVPPGAA, via the coding sequence ATGAGGCACGCCGGACACGTTCCGCTGCGGGTCACGCTGTGCCGCGGCTGCTGCTGCGGCACGGTGAAGAAGCGCCCCGACGTGGACCACGAGGCGCAGCGGCTCCGGCTGCACGCGCTCGCGGCCGAGGGAACCATCGCCTGCCGCGAGACCGACTGCCTCGGGCCCTGCGACAGCGCGAACGTCATGGTGGTCAACCCGACGCCCGTGGCCCGGCGGACGGGCGCGCGGCCGACGTGGTTCGGCGAGGTCTCGGACGACCAGCTCGACCTGGTGATCGACTGGATCACCGAGGGCGGGCCGGGCCTCGTCCCGCTCCCGGTGGGACTCGAGCGGCACGTCGTCCCGCCCGGGGCGGCCTGA